The Malaclemys terrapin pileata isolate rMalTer1 chromosome 5, rMalTer1.hap1, whole genome shotgun sequence genomic interval TGAGCCGGTGGCCCGGGCGTCGGGCTCTGAGGCTGGGCTGAGGGGCCCGTCTCTGGGTCTGAGCCCTGCGTCTCTCCCCTCTGCAGATCGCCGCTCAGATCTGTAGACAGGCTGGCCTGGTGAAAAAGTCCAAGGATGTGATGGACTATCACGAAGAGAACTTCGCCATCGTCTTCGCAGCCATGGGGGTGAGTCCGacgggggggctggtgggggcggCGCAGGCCTCCCAGCTCCGTGCAGGGCCTTGCCCCAGGCCGCAGGTCCCAGGGCGGAGGGTTGCGGACAACTTCAGCAAGCCCAGGCTGCTAGGAGGGCCCCTCATGGCCCCCTGCAGCAAGGCTCTGAGGGTGGCCTGGACTTGAGGTTTGGGTCAGACCCAGAGCAAGGCGTCCAGACCTTGGCTGGGGACCTGGGGGTCAGAGTCATCGTGCTGGGGCTGGGTTCGGGGATAGatctggggggctcagggctgagtcTGGGATCAGCCAGGGCCCTCGAGCAGGGGCATCTCTGCGGACCAGGGTTCGAGGCTGAGCCCAGCCACTGGGGGTCAGCACGCGCATGGGAGGATCCAACGTCCTGCCTTGGTCTCAGGGCCAAGGGCTTTGGGAACTGCTCCTTGGAGAGGCGCGGCAGAGCGAGTGGTCGGTGGGGAAACAGGCTAAGCCCTGGATCTGCCTCCCGGCCCCCTCGGGCTGGGCCCGGGGACAGGGAGAACCCCCCTGTAAAGAGCCGGGTGGCCGAGATCGGCAGCACTGTGCTCCCCCCTGGTGGACAGCTGTGTCCTTGCAacctgctctgctccccagccccacaccgctccctgcccccggcaCCAACTGCTTCCTCCAGAGACGGTCCCAGGAGACCCAGTGCCCCGCGGAGAGGTGCCCTGCAGCCGGGCCAGTGCCCCGAGGCGCTCCGTGCCACAGCAGCCTGCTCCATCCTGGCAGGCCCTTGCGCTGCATCCCCAGGGTGACATGGGCCCAGAGGAGTAAAAGCAGAAAGGAATTAAAAGAGCCAAGTTATACTGAAGAGGCTGGGGTGGGAACcagagactgggactcaggacacctgggttctagtccctgctctgccactgactccctgtgggACTGTGGGCGAGTCCCTGCCCTCctctggcctcagtttccccatctgtacaatggggactgTTGTGTTGCTCAGCCCCGCCCCGTTCTGGATGTGATTGGCAGGTGAACATGGAAACCGCCCGCTTCTTCAAGTCGGACTTCGAGGAGAACGGCTCCATGGAGAACGTGTGTCTCTTCCTGAACCTCGCCAACGACCCCACGTGAGTGCAGCCCCTGCCTGTCATCCAGGGAACTGCGCCAGATCAGGCTCCATTAACCATTACACGCCCGGCCCCCTGCCTTTTGTTCTGCACGtgtgcagcgcctagcgcaaCGGGGTGCAGTCCATGGCTGGGGTCCTGGGCACTACCGTAATATACCTAATAGCAATAAaactgtacagcacctagcgtaaCAGGGTGCAATCCATGGCTGGGGTCCTGAGCACTACCGTAATATACCTAATAGCAATTATATCATACAGCGCCAAGCACGATGGGTTCCTGGTCTATGACAGGGGCGCCTGGgtcctatggtaatacaaataattaataatactgaGACCTGGGAGGCTACAGGCATCCTCATCGTGGCTCTGATCTCCCTCACTGTGGTGTAAAGCTGGAGTAACCCTGTGGAAGTCGATGGAATTGCTccggtgtaagtgagaggagggTCAGATCCACTGGGCCTAGTTATCTCTGCAGTAATTCTACTGAGGTCAATAGGCCCATTCCGCCTGGGCCCAAATGCCACTCTGGGGAGGAGCTCGTCTCTTTGGGCGGGGCTCACACTCTTCTTCCATGGGGTGCATGCCACATGGATGCTACAGATTGGGCAGCCCTCCTCCTGCATCAGGAGGAAACCACCAGCAACTAGAAGGTGCCTCCAGATTTCAAGTCCTTTCACAATGCCCACCCCAGTCCCCCCTCGTCCCTTTGCTGTTAGGACACACTGCAATGCGGCCTGGTGGCCAGTGGCGGAGAGGGAACGCATCCAAGGGATAGCTCACCCAGAGCAGGTTCCCCTGCCATACCAGGGGATGGCCCAGTTCCTACTGAGAGTGTAACGTACGGGCTGGTGTGTGGACGTGGCTGCCCTCTGCTAGACAGACTCAGAGCTGCTCCCCCGCACGTCCTAGGCCAGCTGCTACTCCCAGCAAGGGGAGCGTCATCTCCTAGCTCAGTTGGGAGGGGCTGGTTTTGCGGGGCAGGATCTGCATGGCCCAGGGGTGCAGCCATGACGTTCCAGCTCCCTGTGGGTGTGTGCCGATGCTGTCCGCGGGCTTGGGGTGCTCGCCATTGGGCGATGGGGAACTCCAAGGTCAGCGAGAGTGGGGCCATCTGATGCCCAGCGGGTATGGGCCCCCTGGTCTCTCGGGGGAACGGCGTGGCTGCGGTGAACGCGCTTTCAGGGGATGCTGCGCGATGCCATCCGAGACCAGCCGCCGCTAACGGCCGTCTCCTCCCACAGGATCGAGCGCATCATCACCCCGCGCCTGGCGCTCACCACCGCCGAGTTCCTGGCCTACCAGTGCGAGAAGCATGTCCTGGTGATCCTGACCGACATGAGCTCCTACGCCGAGGCCCTGCGGGAGGTCAGTACGGTGACGCCTCCCATCCTGACGCCACAGCTGGACTCAGGCCACAGCCTTCCCAAGAGCTGGAGGTGCCTGTGAACGGGCCGGACTGTGTCCCACTGCCCAGGGAGAGCTGGGCTGGgtcccactgcccggggggggCAGACTGTCCCCAGGGGATCAGCTCCCAGCAACTCCCACTGAGGCAGGTGAACAAGCAGCGGGAGCTGCCGGGAGCTGAGGCCTTCATCAAACCCAGTCGCTTCCTTTGGGCTCCTAAATGAGAGACAAATGCTTTGGAGACTCTGGTCCAAACAGGACACTCAGGGGTGATGTGACCCAGTTCCCCTGCCTGTGTCTGGCTCCCGTCCACTCCCTTCCAGCTGCTCCCATCCACCTCCCGACACGCATCGTCACATACACCCCGGGGGTGGGCTGGCAGGTTGGGGTGAACGTGGCCAACTCTCCCACAACCTTCTGGGACTCGCTTTCCTCGCTACGCTCCTTCCTTCTGGCTCCTTGGGCCTCACCCCCGGCTGCACCGGGCATCCAACGGCCGCAGGGTAACATGTGcattgcagggggctggggaaggggaaagtGACTCCAGTCCACGCTTGCCTCTGTCCTGGGGCCACATTTGTGTTTCCCGTCGGGTGTCCTCCCTCGGGCCCTGACCCTGGAGATTGCTAATCTGAGCAaacagcctggctggcagccCAGTGACCAGCCAGCGAGGGGTCCTAGGCAGTGCCAAGGGGTTTTggaggcatcatggcaaaggcgAGTTTTCCGGAGGGGGTTGAAGGAGAACAGAGTCGCTCTGCGGGTGTTCCCGGGGAGCTTCTCCCGAGCGCGAGGGGGGCGCTGCATCTACGGGACAGCCGGGCAGGGGGAACATCCTGCTCCGTATCCCAGACCCGGTGATGGGGCCGAAGCTGGGACAGGTCCTCCCCACGGGGCCCCTCGGCGGATCCCAGGAGGGTGGGACCCAGGGCCGCTGGCCGGCAGCAGTAACTCTCGCTCCTGGCTCTTCCCCTTAGGTGTCGGCAGCCAGGGAGGAGGTGCCAGGCCGCAGGGGCTTCCCTGGCTACATGTACACCGACCTGGCCACCATCTACGAGCGCGCCGGGCGCGTGGAGGGGAGGAACGGCTCTATCACGCAGATCCCCATTCTAACCATGCCCAACGACGGTGAGCGGCGCGGGGCAAAGGGCACACGGCGGAACAGCCCACGGCCCCCACAGCAGTCAGGCCACAGGGGGTGCCGGGGGCATCAGCACGTTGCTCGGTGATTTGCTGGTGCTGCATTAGCAGCCAGGATCCCAGCCGGTGGCCACGACCCACACcggatggggggagggatctcAGCAGGCGGCTGTGCCCCCACGCTCGGAGATGTGGGGGTGTTGGACTCAGCTGGCCCCCACAGGGAGCAGGGCGAGAACCGGCCTCCTTCAGCACCCAAAACACCAGCTGTGGGCTAATGGACGCCAGCCTTCGCTTCGGCTAGCAGTGGTAGATCCTTTATCCTCTCCGTGGCTCAGCCACCAGAGGGCAGCACCGCTCACTGACTCCTGCACGCAGGTCTCCCAGGGCCCTTTGCGGGACCGGGCTGCGGCTGTAGTGTAGGAGAAGCAGGAAATGGAAAGAGGGAAGCTGCCGCCCATGCATGACCTCCGCCCCACCTCCCAATTCCTTATCTGAGATCCCACAAGTTCCCCTATTCGCCTGCCAGAATCACTCAGGCTGcggccctgctcttccccccccaccccccccagccgtCAGCATCCCGTCGGAGGGAGGGGACAGTGCCCGGATGCGGCTCCAAAGACCTTTACACGGGGAGCGCCCTGGGGAGCTGTCAGAAGGGGGAGTGCTCCCTCTGCTCCGGGAGGGGACTCGTCAGGGGAGGACGGGTCTGCAGGGGACCACGCGTGGGCTTTTCCTGGGATCGTCCCAGGGCGGGGTTCTCCCCCGAGCTGCCACTCTGCCCCCCACAAACCCCGCGTCCCCTGGCACCAGCACTGAGGCCCTGCGTCAGCACCGGGCCCCGATCCGGCTCCCTGATCACGCGGGTCCATGGCAAGCACCGAACTGTCCATCAATGGTAACACATCAGTGGGCTGGGGGCTGAGCCGTCCAATCAGGGAGAAGCACTGCCATGTGACTGGCATCTGTAACAATCCGTCGGGAATGGAGACGGTCCAAGAGCCAGTATTCGCACGGACTTCCCTACCTGGCAGGGGCCGGAGTTCTGGCTGAGGGTGCCGGGGGGTGGTATTGTGGGTGGGGTGGTCCTACCCTCTACGGGGGGGGAGCTGGTGAGGATCTGCCCAGGACAGTTCCCTCGGGCCGGGCATAGGCTGGCATCACCACGCCAGCTGTCAGAGGGTGGGCTCCTTGTGGAGGGGGCTCATTTGGCCCACAGCCCTTGGCTGATTTGCAGGCCTCACAGGCTACCATTGGCTCTGTCTTTTCCTTCCCAGACATCACCCACCCCATCCCCGACTTGACGGGCTTCATCACGGAAGGGCAGGTGTACGTGGACAGACAGCTTCATAACAGACAGGTTTGCCGCCCCCGAATCTGAGagccgctccttccccctccgtgtctcggggtggagcagggggctcAGGCTCTGACCACAGCCAGGGAAACCCACTGCCAAAGGGGATGACCCCAAGGCTGGAACCGCAGGGGCGCACAGAGCCGTGGCTTTGGGGGAACTGGGGTGCTGACTGGCTAGCGAGGGGGCATGTGATAAAGAGAGAGGAGATCTACTGCCCAGGGCACAAACCTGGGCACCAGGAACTCCACCCTTCTAATGCCAGCTGGGCCACTGGCCGCTCCTGTGAGCCTGGGCAAATGGCTTGGCCGCTGTCTGTAAAACAGGGCTCACAATCCCCATCTCCTGCCGGGGTTTCTTGTGGGGGGTTCACTAGCGGGTGTCCGTCTGGCACTTAACACACCCGCCATGCAGGGCGTGCTAAGGCCATCGTGATCATGTGTTTTCTGCTGCCACAGATCTACCCCCCCATAAAcgtgctgccctccctgtcccgCCTGATGAAGTCGGCTATCGGGGAGGGGATGACCCGGAAGGACCATGGTGATGTCTCCAACCAGCTGGTAAGTGCAGCAATAGGGGGTAGGAATAATTTGTTACGTCAGTCGTACCCGCTGAGGGATTCTCCATCCCGACCCCTCTCTCGTTCCCCTTCATACGGAGAGCCGGaggctgccctcagttacaccggCAGTGAACCGGGGTAAGTGCACTGACTTCCCCAGAGGAagtatggtccagtggttagggtaatAGCTTGGGACACTTggatcaattccctgctctgcccggACTCCCTGTGTCCTGGGATCGGTCACTTAGTCTACTGCCTCGGTTCCTTACATGCAAATTGAAGATAACAGCCCTGCCTGGGGGATAATCTGTCTTACGTGGTGCCCAGCACCGTAGTATCTTCAGTGGATTTCTCCCCACTTGCCCCTGATGCAAGTTCTCCTGCACCCCATTCACCGGCCCATCCTTTCGGTCACACCCCCAGTACGCCTGCTACGCGATAGGCAAGGACGTGCAGGCCATGAAGGCCGTGGTCGGGGAGGAGGCGCTGTCGGCCGACGACCTGCTGTACCTGGAGTTCCTGCAGAAGTTTGAGAAGCAGTTCATCGCCCAGGGTAAGGAGCCTGGCTTCCAGCTCCACGCACAGGCGCCCAGCGGGCAGGCAGAGCCCATGCGTCTGCAGCAGGGCGGGGAAGGGCACGGCTGAAGCAAGCCACTGTGTTTGCTACAGAGGACGGGCTGGGGGTCCCCGCTTGGAGTGCCTTGGCTCGCAGGCCGGCATGGCAGCCCGCTGCCCTCCTTCGGCAGAGAGCCCGCAAACGAGTGGTGCTCAGTGCAAAGACACCCGCGGTGGAGCCAACGTCGGGCTTTGCGGGCACAGCCTACAGCCAGCTCAGGACAGCAGGGGCTGAAAGCTCCCGTCATAAAAAACTTTGTAGCCCATGTCTCCAGAATCCCATTCTCCAGCCCGCCCCGAGGCCCCAGGGCCTCCTGGCCGTTCTCCAGCCTTTCCTGGGGCCCTCTGGCCGTTCTCCAGCCCCTCCCGGGGGCCCTTCCCATTCTCCAATCTCTCCTCGGGCCTGGGTGTCCCGGGCCATTTTCTAGGACTTGGTGGGGTGTGAGACTCTTTAGCCCTTTAGGCCCTCCTGGTGCTCACGTATCTCTAGCCGTTCTCCAGACCAGCTTGGGGCGCGGGGGTCCACATTCATTTCTAGCCCCTCCTGGGGCGTGGTGTAGGTGTCCACCCTTGGGCCCCAGGTGTCTGTAGCCAGTCTCCCAACACGCCTCTGTCCCGCTCGCCAGGCCCCTACGACAACAGAACCATCTTCGAATCGCTGGACATcggctggcagctgctccgcaTCTTCCCGAAGGAGCTGCTGAAACGGATTCCCGAGAGCATCCTGGCCGAGTACTACCCGCGGGAGGCCAAAGCGCCAGGCCTGCAGCACCACGACACCGCCCTGTAACCGCCTGCTCCGCTCCGGGCCAGCCCCTCGTTACCAGCTCCTGTCCCCGCCCCTGGGCGCTTCGGCAGCGTATTTATGTAAAGGAACAGCCCCTAGTACTCTGAGATGGCAGCTAGTGTGCTCTCTGCGCGATCACGCTTCTGTGATGCTGTCCCAGAGCTGCTGTCCCAACACGCCCCCTTGTGGCTGGAGAGACacagctctgcctcagtttccccatggcaATTTTCGGCCTGCTCTGGCTGTAAAGGCGACTCACTGGCCCTCTGGCCCAGCTACTGGGAAGCATTCAACCCCTTGTGGGGTGACAGTTCCTTAAGCCAAAGCCAATACATGCAGCAAACGAAAGAGTCcctctttaaccccttcctgtctGGGGCAAGGTTTGCCTGCCCCGTCACATCAGCCACAGCAACCGcacggagcagcagctgctgctggggaccAGAGGCCCTGTGAGACGACCAGTCCCTATGCTAGCAACAAAGCCATGCTCCAGGGCCCCTCTCCCGGGAGCGGCCGGGGAGGTAGAGAGCCTGGGAATTAGCTGCCTGCCCAGCAGTGCTCCCTCTAGTGGTGTGAAGGGAGCTCTGCCGGATCCTGGAGAACCCCTGCATCACACCGCAGCCTCTGGTCCATAGCTGGCcagggcagtggggaggaggcactggggacgatggggtggagggagccctgggcctcATCCTTCTGGCTTATCATTCGCCAGGAACGCAGGGCTAGGAGAGTGCATTGGCCAGACCAGTCCCACCTTTGCAGCCCTTCCTTGCAGCAGATTAAGCCCAGCGCTGATGTCTCTTCACCActatccatcccccccacccccccacacatccTGCGTTTGTCagttccctgcccccatccagccctctctgGCCAGAGGCAGAGATCCAAGCTCTTCTCCCATGGAGCCTGGGGTGAGATGTGGGCACTGCTCCCCACCCAAACCCACGCACGCCGAGCGCCCCCCACTCCCATCTGGGATAGccgatttcctccccccccccccccccaggctgcatGGTGGCTGTAGCAGCCTGggctctctggggaagggacTGGGTTAAAAGAGGGGGGATCCCACatcagggaaggaggaagaacaCCCCCCAACAAATTCCGCTtcctttggggggttgtttttattGGAAACCAAAGGTCTTTTCAGCCAACGAGGTCCAAAGCAATACCCGAAAAGAGCCCTagagtgccccccacccctgccctggggtgcctcggtccctccctcccagttctcctccctgtgcTTCTGGCTCCAGTCTT includes:
- the ATP6V1B1 gene encoding V-type proton ATPase subunit B, kidney isoform — protein: MAAKVEVRLGGHPAALAGAQEHVQAVTRNYVTNPRLTYRTVCGVNGPLVVLDNVKFAQYAEIVNFTLPNGTNRSGQVLEVVGSKAIVQVFEGTSGIDAKKTSCEFTGDILRTPVSEDMLGRVFNGSAKPIDKGPAVMAEDFLDINGQPINPHGRIYPEEMIQTGISPIDVMNSIARGQKIPIFSAAGLPHNEIAAQICRQAGLVKKSKDVMDYHEENFAIVFAAMGVNMETARFFKSDFEENGSMENVCLFLNLANDPTIERIITPRLALTTAEFLAYQCEKHVLVILTDMSSYAEALREVSAAREEVPGRRGFPGYMYTDLATIYERAGRVEGRNGSITQIPILTMPNDDITHPIPDLTGFITEGQVYVDRQLHNRQIYPPINVLPSLSRLMKSAIGEGMTRKDHGDVSNQLYACYAIGKDVQAMKAVVGEEALSADDLLYLEFLQKFEKQFIAQGPYDNRTIFESLDIGWQLLRIFPKELLKRIPESILAEYYPREAKAPGLQHHDTAL